Proteins encoded by one window of Chryseobacterium aquaeductus:
- a CDS encoding S9 family peptidase: MKAPKAKKIENILEIHGDKRNDPYFWMNDRENPEVIKYLEEENAYEEAMMKETEAFQEDLYEEMKARYKKDDESLPYFFNEYWYIVRYEEGKEYPIFCRRFQTMENAEEIILDVNILAEGHEFFEVANVAVSPNNELVSFSEDNVGRRIYSLNFKNLKTGEILSDKIENTTGKAVWANDNKHIFYIRKDESLRAYKVYRHELGTNPSEDVLIFHEEDETFDVNVFKTKSLEYIFLASSSTISDEHHFIPSDNVFAEWKVIQPRIDDLEYSVEHYEDEFYIITNADEATNFKIVKTKIANCGMENWVDVIPHRAEVLLEGFEIFRDYLVLEEREQGLLQIKIINEKSGETHDLPFSDPTYTAYIGLNLEFNTEILRYGYTSLTVPNSTFEYNMKDKTTKLLKQQEVLGGKFVAENYISERIWADSRDGEVKIPISLVYHKDTQKTAETPVLLYGYGSYGHTVDASFSNVRLSILDRGFIYAIAHIRGGEYLGREWYEDGKMLFKKNTFFDFIDAGKYLIKENYTSSKHLYAMGGSAGGLLVGAVVNYEPQLFNGIVAQVPFVDVVTTMLDETIPLTTGEYDEWGNPNDEEYYHYMKDYSPYDNVEAKDYPHMLITTGFHDSQVQYWEPAKWVAKLRELKTDDNLLLFKTDMSSGHGGASGRFESLKEDALEYAFLMKLENKI; this comes from the coding sequence ATGAAAGCTCCTAAAGCAAAAAAAATAGAAAATATACTCGAAATTCACGGAGATAAAAGAAATGACCCTTATTTCTGGATGAACGATCGAGAAAACCCTGAAGTGATCAAATATCTTGAAGAAGAAAATGCTTACGAAGAAGCGATGATGAAAGAGACGGAAGCTTTCCAGGAAGATCTTTACGAGGAAATGAAAGCCCGTTACAAAAAAGACGATGAATCACTACCCTATTTTTTCAATGAGTATTGGTACATCGTGCGTTATGAAGAAGGCAAAGAATATCCTATTTTCTGCAGAAGATTTCAGACGATGGAAAATGCGGAAGAAATTATTCTTGATGTCAACATTCTTGCAGAAGGTCACGAGTTTTTTGAAGTTGCGAATGTTGCGGTAAGTCCGAATAACGAGTTGGTTTCTTTTTCAGAAGATAATGTGGGAAGAAGAATCTACAGTTTGAATTTCAAAAATTTGAAGACTGGCGAAATTCTTTCAGACAAAATAGAAAATACGACCGGAAAAGCTGTTTGGGCAAATGACAATAAACACATATTTTACATCAGAAAAGATGAAAGCCTTCGTGCGTATAAAGTTTATCGACATGAATTGGGAACAAATCCTTCAGAGGACGTTTTGATTTTCCATGAAGAAGATGAAACTTTTGACGTGAATGTTTTTAAAACGAAATCTTTAGAATACATTTTTCTGGCAAGTTCGAGTACGATTTCTGATGAGCATCATTTCATACCATCAGACAACGTTTTTGCAGAATGGAAAGTCATTCAGCCAAGAATAGATGATCTGGAATATTCTGTTGAACATTACGAAGATGAATTTTATATCATCACCAATGCAGACGAAGCTACCAATTTTAAAATTGTAAAAACGAAAATCGCTAATTGCGGAATGGAAAACTGGGTAGATGTGATCCCTCATCGTGCCGAAGTTTTGTTGGAAGGTTTTGAGATTTTCAGAGATTATCTCGTTTTGGAAGAAAGAGAACAAGGTCTTTTACAGATAAAGATCATCAACGAAAAAAGCGGAGAAACGCATGATTTGCCTTTTTCAGACCCAACTTATACGGCTTATATTGGTTTAAATTTAGAATTTAATACCGAGATTTTACGTTACGGCTACACTTCGCTTACGGTTCCGAATTCTACATTTGAATACAACATGAAAGACAAAACCACCAAACTTCTGAAACAACAGGAAGTTTTGGGCGGGAAATTTGTCGCAGAAAATTATATTTCAGAAAGAATCTGGGCAGACTCAAGAGATGGAGAAGTTAAAATTCCTATTTCGTTGGTTTATCACAAAGACACTCAAAAAACAGCTGAAACGCCGGTTCTTTTATATGGATACGGAAGTTACGGACACACGGTTGATGCGAGTTTTTCTAATGTGAGACTTTCAATTTTGGATCGAGGTTTTATTTATGCAATTGCTCACATCCGAGGTGGAGAATATTTGGGAAGAGAATGGTATGAAGACGGAAAAATGTTGTTTAAAAAGAATACTTTTTTCGATTTCATCGATGCCGGAAAATATTTAATTAAAGAAAACTATACTTCTTCAAAACATTTGTACGCAATGGGCGGAAGCGCCGGAGGTTTGCTGGTGGGAGCTGTTGTAAACTACGAGCCACAACTATTTAACGGAATTGTCGCACAAGTACCTTTTGTAGATGTTGTGACGACTATGTTGGATGAAACCATTCCTTTGACAACTGGAGAATATGACGAGTGGGGAAATCCGAACGACGAAGAATATTATCATTACATGAAAGATTATTCGCCATACGACAATGTAGAGGCAAAGGATTATCCTCACATGCTGATTACTACAGGTTTTCACGATTCTCAGGTACAATATTGGGAACCTGCAAAATGGGTTGCAAAATTACGTGAATTGAAAACTGACGATAATCTTTTATTATTCAAAACTGATATGAGTTCTGGTCATGGCGGTGCTAGCGGAAGATTTGAATCATTAAAAGAAGATGCATTGGAATATGCATTTTTGATGAAACTTGAAAATAAAATTTAA
- a CDS encoding SRPBCC family protein has protein sequence MNSEIVFNKDYDAKSIYVMKVYDAQPSNVWDYFTQSELLDLWWAPKPWKCETKSLNFEEGGTWLYSMNGPNGEKIYSLVKYGEITTGRNFDGTDAFCDENGIINEDFPQTKWLLGFTGVEEGTKLSVNMHFQSEEDMKKQLEMGFEEGFKMGLNQLEEILK, from the coding sequence ATGAATTCTGAAATCGTATTTAATAAAGATTATGATGCAAAAAGCATTTATGTGATGAAGGTCTATGATGCTCAACCATCAAATGTATGGGATTATTTTACTCAATCAGAGCTGCTTGATTTGTGGTGGGCGCCGAAACCTTGGAAGTGCGAAACCAAAAGCCTCAATTTTGAAGAGGGTGGAACCTGGTTGTATTCGATGAATGGTCCGAACGGAGAAAAAATTTATTCTCTCGTAAAATATGGCGAGATCACTACCGGAAGAAATTTTGACGGCACGGATGCTTTCTGTGACGAAAACGGAATAATTAATGAAGATTTTCCACAGACCAAATGGTTGCTAGGTTTTACAGGAGTAGAAGAAGGTACCAAATTGTCGGTAAATATGCACTTTCAAAGTGAGGAAGACATGAAAAAGCAGTTGGAAATGGGTTTTGAAGAAGGTTTTAAAATGGGACTTAACCAGCTGGAAGAAATTTTAAAATAG
- a CDS encoding sensor histidine kinase — MNNKFIPIISVFMTISLIVFVTLQFYWLKGYYGALEQEFSNKVYTALENTTKTVSELEAEKLYNKYYENFRDNIKANSKQPSLTTIQQTIDSGTQTSIIYSKNLIEQKQFPINKSGDSLRLTTLYSDGAAYTIKKDTTKREILTSEINQNIENGDYTLKEFLDVRGNNLPITKRVDRKVLDSIISKELSMKGISANFGYGVMDKNNKLTNVVNKIFKDKKEGSTYSYPLFTDTKDRTLYTLALVFPKKEYSLAMNNWPMLLGTFLSLLTILGIYIISINYMMRQKKIAEIKTDFINNMSHEFKTPLATISVATDSLANDKIATNPEKVRYYSALIKQENLRMKKQVENVLNMSKLERNEVKLFLKETNVRELIKKTTESFGLIVSQRNGTLRQEFNANKYIFKIDEFHISNMLVNLLDNANKYSTDAPEIDIKTRNEGNWYVIEISDKGMGMETENKTKIFEKFFREETGNIHNVKGQGLGLSYVKKIIELHKGQVIVDSEKERGSTFIIKLPMA, encoded by the coding sequence ATGAATAACAAATTCATCCCAATAATCTCAGTCTTCATGACAATTTCATTAATTGTCTTTGTAACACTGCAGTTTTATTGGCTTAAAGGATATTACGGAGCACTGGAGCAGGAGTTTTCCAATAAAGTATATACCGCTCTGGAAAATACCACAAAAACAGTTTCTGAATTAGAAGCTGAAAAACTATATAATAAATATTATGAAAACTTCAGAGATAACATTAAGGCAAACAGCAAACAACCTTCGTTGACGACGATCCAGCAGACGATTGATTCCGGAACTCAAACGTCAATCATCTACTCTAAAAATCTTATCGAACAAAAGCAATTTCCTATCAATAAAAGTGGAGATTCACTACGCTTAACTACATTGTATTCAGATGGTGCCGCTTACACAATTAAAAAAGACACAACCAAAAGAGAAATATTGACTAGTGAAATTAATCAGAATATTGAAAATGGAGATTACACTTTAAAGGAGTTTCTAGATGTGAGGGGTAACAATCTCCCAATCACAAAACGTGTCGACAGAAAAGTTTTAGACTCAATTATCAGTAAAGAACTGAGCATGAAGGGGATATCTGCTAACTTCGGTTATGGAGTTATGGATAAAAACAACAAATTGACCAATGTTGTCAACAAGATTTTTAAAGATAAAAAAGAAGGTAGCACCTATTCTTATCCATTATTTACGGATACAAAAGACCGCACGCTGTATACTTTAGCCTTAGTTTTTCCGAAAAAGGAATATTCTTTGGCAATGAACAACTGGCCAATGCTATTAGGAACATTTCTGTCTTTGCTTACCATTCTCGGCATTTATATTATTTCTATCAATTATATGATGAGGCAGAAAAAAATAGCGGAAATCAAAACAGATTTTATCAACAATATGTCTCATGAGTTCAAAACTCCGTTAGCTACCATTTCTGTAGCAACAGATTCTTTGGCTAATGATAAAATTGCTACAAATCCCGAAAAAGTAAGGTACTATTCGGCATTGATCAAGCAAGAAAATCTCAGGATGAAAAAGCAGGTAGAGAACGTTCTTAATATGTCTAAACTAGAACGGAATGAAGTAAAACTGTTTTTGAAAGAAACCAATGTAAGAGAACTCATCAAAAAAACAACAGAATCGTTTGGTTTAATTGTTTCCCAGAGAAACGGTACGTTGAGACAGGAGTTTAATGCCAACAAATACATCTTTAAAATTGATGAATTTCATATTTCAAATATGCTGGTCAACCTTTTGGATAATGCTAACAAATATTCTACCGACGCACCTGAAATCGACATAAAAACCCGAAACGAAGGCAATTGGTACGTGATCGAAATCTCTGATAAAGGAATGGGAATGGAAACAGAAAATAAAACCAAGATTTTTGAAAAATTCTTCAGAGAAGAAACCGGAAATATCCATAACGTAAAAGGACAAGGATTAGGTTTGTCTTATGTGAAAAAAATAATCGAACTACATAAAGGTCAAGTGATTGTAGATTCGGAAAAGGAAAGAGGAAGTACTTTTATCATTAAACTTCCAATGGCTTGA
- a CDS encoding response regulator transcription factor, translated as MSNRILLVEDDQSFGAVLKDYLSINNFEVTLAVDGEQGLKEFTENEFDICIFDVMMPKKDGFSLAEDVKKIDKNTPIIFLTARNMREDILKGYQLGADDYITKPFDTELLLYKIKAILQRSSTIENEEQEQFKISNIFFDSMLRQLRVGDNDYKLSPKENELLKLLCLHRNDFMPRDLALRKIWKKENYFTARSMDVYIAKLRKLLKEDDGLEIINVHGEGFRLLVKN; from the coding sequence ATGAGCAACAGAATATTATTAGTAGAAGACGACCAGAGCTTCGGAGCGGTTTTGAAAGACTACCTCTCTATCAATAATTTTGAAGTGACTTTGGCGGTAGACGGCGAACAAGGGCTGAAAGAATTTACAGAAAACGAATTTGACATTTGTATTTTTGATGTAATGATGCCAAAAAAAGACGGTTTCTCTCTAGCAGAAGACGTGAAAAAGATTGACAAAAATACACCAATCATATTCCTTACCGCAAGAAATATGAGAGAAGATATTTTAAAGGGTTATCAGTTGGGTGCTGATGATTACATCACAAAACCATTTGATACAGAGCTACTTCTCTATAAAATCAAAGCGATTCTTCAGAGAAGTTCTACGATAGAAAACGAAGAGCAAGAGCAATTCAAGATCAGCAATATTTTCTTTGATTCTATGTTGAGACAATTGAGAGTGGGAGATAATGATTACAAACTTTCTCCTAAAGAAAATGAGCTTCTAAAGCTTCTTTGTCTGCACAGAAACGATTTTATGCCGAGAGATTTGGCACTTAGAAAAATCTGGAAAAAAGAAAATTACTTCACCGCAAGAAGTATGGACGTTTATATTGCTAAATTGAGAAAATTGTTGAAAGAAGACGACGGTTTAGAAATCATCAACGTTCACGGAGAAGGTTTCAGACTTTTGGTAAAGAACTAA